The Prevotella sp. oral taxon 299 str. F0039 genome has a segment encoding these proteins:
- a CDS encoding aspartate-semialdehyde dehydrogenase codes for MNIAIVGVSGAVGQEFLRILDQRNFPIDNLVLFGSSRSAGSKYTFRNKEYEVKLLQHNDDFKDIDIAFVSAGGGTSLEYAETITKHGAVMIDNSSAFRMDKDVPLVVPECNAKDALTRPKRIIANPNCTTIMMVVALQPIEELSHIKRIKVSSYQSASGAGAAAMAELQQQYSDLVNNKPLTIEKFPHQLAYNVIPQVDVFTENGYTKEEMKMFYETQKIMHSDVKCSATCVRVSSLRSHSESVWIETEKPLTVEEVRAAIEKAPGCTLKDDVFNGVYPMPLETAGEDNVFIGRIRKDISDENGLTLWLSSDQIRKGAALNAVQIAEYLIANNGL; via the coding sequence ATGAATATAGCAATAGTAGGTGTGAGTGGAGCTGTTGGACAAGAGTTTCTTAGAATCTTAGATCAACGCAATTTTCCAATAGATAATCTCGTTTTATTTGGTTCTTCACGCTCAGCTGGGTCAAAATATACCTTTAGAAACAAAGAGTATGAAGTGAAGTTGTTACAGCATAACGACGATTTTAAAGATATAGATATTGCCTTTGTTTCTGCAGGAGGAGGCACTTCGTTAGAATATGCCGAAACAATTACAAAGCATGGGGCGGTTATGATCGATAATTCTAGTGCCTTTAGAATGGATAAAGATGTGCCTTTAGTGGTGCCTGAGTGCAATGCAAAGGACGCACTAACACGTCCAAAGAGAATTATTGCGAATCCTAATTGTACCACAATTATGATGGTTGTGGCTCTTCAACCAATCGAAGAGCTTTCGCACATCAAACGAATTAAGGTGTCAAGTTATCAAAGTGCGAGTGGAGCAGGAGCCGCTGCGATGGCTGAATTGCAACAACAATACAGCGATTTGGTGAACAATAAGCCCCTAACCATCGAGAAATTCCCTCACCAGTTGGCATATAATGTAATTCCACAGGTAGACGTTTTCACAGAAAATGGATATACAAAGGAAGAAATGAAGATGTTCTACGAAACCCAAAAGATTATGCATAGCGATGTAAAATGCTCGGCTACATGTGTTCGTGTCAGCTCTTTACGTTCGCATTCTGAAAGCGTTTGGATAGAAACCGAAAAGCCTTTAACTGTTGAAGAGGTAAGAGCTGCCATTGAGAAAGCACCTGGTTGCACTTTGAAAGACGATGTTTTCAATGGCGTTTATCCTATGCCTTTAGAAACAGCAGGTGAAGATAACGTGTTTATAGGACGTATTCGTAAGGATATTTCTGATGAAAACGGATTAACATTATGGCTTTCTAGCGACCAAATTCGTAAGGGAGCAGCTCTCAATGCAGTGCAAATTGCAGAATATTTGATTGCTAATAACGGCTTGTAA
- a CDS encoding 2-hydroxyacid dehydrogenase: MRVAFFDSKSYDEESFNQINSNYGFDIRYYQEHLNIKTAPLAKGADVVCIFVNAECNAEVIDELVKNGVKLIALRCAGFNNVDLKAAKGRISVVRVPAYSPHAVAEYAVSLMLALNRKIYRAVNRTREGNFSLKGLLGFDMYQKTAGVIGMGRIAKELIKILHGFGMNILAYDLYPDEEFAKQYGVKIVSIDELYAQSDIISLHCPLTPETKFLINKESIAKMKKGVMIINTGRGKLIHTEDLIEGIIAKKIGSAGLDVYEEEKKYFYEDRSDKIISDDVLARLLTLPNVVLTSHQAFFTAEALHNIALTTLESIKELAEGKELTNEVKEQ; this comes from the coding sequence ATGAGAGTAGCATTTTTCGATTCAAAATCATACGATGAAGAGTCTTTTAATCAAATAAATAGCAACTATGGCTTCGATATTCGCTATTACCAAGAACACTTAAACATCAAAACTGCTCCACTTGCAAAGGGTGCAGACGTTGTATGTATCTTCGTAAATGCAGAATGCAATGCTGAAGTTATCGACGAGTTGGTAAAAAATGGCGTTAAACTTATTGCTCTTCGCTGTGCAGGTTTCAATAATGTTGATTTGAAAGCAGCAAAAGGCCGCATCTCAGTAGTGCGTGTTCCTGCTTATTCTCCACATGCTGTTGCAGAATATGCAGTGTCGCTTATGCTTGCATTGAACCGCAAAATTTATCGTGCAGTAAACAGAACTCGTGAAGGAAACTTCTCGCTTAAAGGTTTGCTAGGATTCGACATGTATCAAAAAACTGCTGGTGTTATTGGTATGGGACGTATCGCTAAGGAATTGATTAAGATTCTTCACGGATTCGGAATGAATATTCTTGCATACGATTTGTACCCAGATGAAGAGTTTGCAAAGCAATATGGCGTTAAGATTGTTAGTATAGATGAGCTATATGCACAAAGTGATATCATTTCATTACACTGTCCTTTAACTCCAGAAACTAAATTCTTGATTAACAAGGAAAGTATTGCTAAGATGAAAAAAGGCGTTATGATCATCAATACAGGACGTGGAAAGCTAATCCATACTGAAGATCTTATTGAGGGAATTATCGCTAAAAAGATTGGAAGTGCAGGTCTTGACGTGTACGAAGAAGAAAAGAAATACTTCTATGAAGACCGCAGCGACAAGATTATTTCAGACGATGTGTTAGCTCGTTTGCTTACTCTTCCTAACGTAGTACTCACTTCTCACCAAGCATTCTTCACTGCAGAAGCTCTTCACAACATCGCTCTTACAACACTAGAGAGTATTAAAGAGCTTGCAGAAGGCAAAGAACTAACAAACGAAGTGAAAGAACAATAA